The Mytilus galloprovincialis chromosome 4, xbMytGall1.hap1.1, whole genome shotgun sequence genome contains a region encoding:
- the LOC143073021 gene encoding uncharacterized protein LOC143073021 isoform X3 has product MELLDHYPAMSYFIRHRPNVVRHKRRPGIHEINYKISNVFSEHDNRHSFQDHGVYFGDGRYDRTLGRKLILPDLRLHHTDNVYLKHNDRVPVNFDLNTSYAVTYQGKPTGEPPVHRRFPKRYKPPSTGPAKLETKTTDWHRSPEVPYKTAMQVMATSQEPFAKHNSWKYSYNGMRRIYPQYDRKEQPVVKNEFNKYGAAFVTGS; this is encoded by the exons ATGGAATTACTTGACCATTATCCAGCTATGTCATATTTTATACGACACAGACCAAATGTTGTTCGACACAAGAGACGTCCAGGCATTCATGAG ATCAACTATAAAATTTCCAATGTGTTTTCGGAGCATGACAACCGACACTCTTTCCAGGATCATGGAGTATACTTTGGTGAT GGTCGATATGATCGCACTTTAGGGAGAAAGTTGATATTGCCAGATTTAAGACTTCATCACACAGACAATGTTTACTTAAAACACAATGATCGTGTACCAGTAAACTTTGATCTTAATACGTCATATGCTGTGACATATCAAGGAAAACCAACCGGAGAACCTCCAGTACACAGAAGGTTTCCTAAACGCTATAAACCTCCCAGTACCGGACCAGCAAAACTAGAAACCAAAACTACAGACTGGCATAGGTCACCAGAAGTCCCCTATAAGACTGCCATGCAAGTAATGGCCACAAGTCAAGAACCTTTTGCAAAGCATAATTCTTGGAAATATTCCTATAATGGAATGAGACGTATATACCCGCAATACGACAGAAAAGAACAACCAGTGGtgaaaaatgaatttaataaatatgGCGCCGCATTTGTTACCGGAAGTTGA
- the LOC143073021 gene encoding testis-expressed protein 36-like isoform X2, producing MGRGRQFVPSVDPDGSWFVHRGSSSAKLERTCDTSTGSMMNAQFVEPGKPAPPPEPFRAKTMINYKISNVFSEHDNRHSFQDHGVYFGDGRYDRTLGRKLILPDLRLHHTDNVYLKHNDRVPVNFDLNTSYAVTYQGKPTGEPPVHRRFPKRYKPPSTGPAKLETKTTDWHRSPEVPYKTAMQVMATSQEPFAKHNSWKYSYNGMRRIYPQYDRKEQPVVKNEFNKYGAAFVTGS from the exons atggGACGAGGAAGACAGTTTGTTCCTTCAGTCGATCCAGATGGATCTTGG TTCGTCCATCGTGGAAGCAGCAGTGCAAAATTGGAAAGAACATGTGATACAAGTACTGGTTCCATGATGAACGCTCAATTTGTCGAACCAGGAAAGCCTGCACCACCACCAGAACCATTTCGCGCaaaaaccatg ATCAACTATAAAATTTCCAATGTGTTTTCGGAGCATGACAACCGACACTCTTTCCAGGATCATGGAGTATACTTTGGTGAT GGTCGATATGATCGCACTTTAGGGAGAAAGTTGATATTGCCAGATTTAAGACTTCATCACACAGACAATGTTTACTTAAAACACAATGATCGTGTACCAGTAAACTTTGATCTTAATACGTCATATGCTGTGACATATCAAGGAAAACCAACCGGAGAACCTCCAGTACACAGAAGGTTTCCTAAACGCTATAAACCTCCCAGTACCGGACCAGCAAAACTAGAAACCAAAACTACAGACTGGCATAGGTCACCAGAAGTCCCCTATAAGACTGCCATGCAAGTAATGGCCACAAGTCAAGAACCTTTTGCAAAGCATAATTCTTGGAAATATTCCTATAATGGAATGAGACGTATATACCCGCAATACGACAGAAAAGAACAACCAGTGGtgaaaaatgaatttaataaatatgGCGCCGCATTTGTTACCGGAAGTTGA
- the LOC143073021 gene encoding uncharacterized protein LOC143073021 isoform X1, with translation MPNHCITDTNLTNKYTSNIEFVHRGSSSAKLERTCDTSTGSMMNAQFVEPGKPAPPPEPFRAKTMINYKISNVFSEHDNRHSFQDHGVYFGDGRYDRTLGRKLILPDLRLHHTDNVYLKHNDRVPVNFDLNTSYAVTYQGKPTGEPPVHRRFPKRYKPPSTGPAKLETKTTDWHRSPEVPYKTAMQVMATSQEPFAKHNSWKYSYNGMRRIYPQYDRKEQPVVKNEFNKYGAAFVTGS, from the exons ATGCCAAATCATTGTATTACAGACACCAACTTGACCAATAAGTATACCAGTAATATTGAG TTCGTCCATCGTGGAAGCAGCAGTGCAAAATTGGAAAGAACATGTGATACAAGTACTGGTTCCATGATGAACGCTCAATTTGTCGAACCAGGAAAGCCTGCACCACCACCAGAACCATTTCGCGCaaaaaccatg ATCAACTATAAAATTTCCAATGTGTTTTCGGAGCATGACAACCGACACTCTTTCCAGGATCATGGAGTATACTTTGGTGAT GGTCGATATGATCGCACTTTAGGGAGAAAGTTGATATTGCCAGATTTAAGACTTCATCACACAGACAATGTTTACTTAAAACACAATGATCGTGTACCAGTAAACTTTGATCTTAATACGTCATATGCTGTGACATATCAAGGAAAACCAACCGGAGAACCTCCAGTACACAGAAGGTTTCCTAAACGCTATAAACCTCCCAGTACCGGACCAGCAAAACTAGAAACCAAAACTACAGACTGGCATAGGTCACCAGAAGTCCCCTATAAGACTGCCATGCAAGTAATGGCCACAAGTCAAGAACCTTTTGCAAAGCATAATTCTTGGAAATATTCCTATAATGGAATGAGACGTATATACCCGCAATACGACAGAAAAGAACAACCAGTGGtgaaaaatgaatttaataaatatgGCGCCGCATTTGTTACCGGAAGTTGA